Genomic segment of Umezawaea sp. Da 62-37:
GCAGGGCGGTTAGCAGCACACCTGCACCGCTGTCGTGAAAAAGCCCAGAACAGGCACTGCAATGCCGTTGCGGGAGTCTTTTCCATGGTGCTGCGCCTAGTCCGTCGGCTCCGCCGCTCCGCCGTCACGCAGCGTCTCGACCGCCAACAGGCACTGCTCAAACTCTGCCGAATAGCGGTTGGGGTTCGCGGTGACCAGTTCGCTCCACATCGCGGTTGCCTCGATGAGCACGGCCAGTTGGTCGCCAGGCCGGTTGCTCCTACCCAGGTGATCGGCGAGGTTCTCCAGTGACAGGGCCAAGTCCAGTAGGTGGTGGCGGTCAACAGCGACCAGCCTGCGGTGATGGGCGACAGCCTCGCGGGCCGCGTGCAACGCACTGCGAAGACGGCCTGCCTCCGACAGGCAAACGGAGAACACGACCAGTGCTTGCGCGAGGTCCTCGCGATGCTCGTTGAACGCGGTCGAGACGAGGGTTCGGCAGAGGTCGACGGCTTCCTCGGCCGTCGCCAGCGAATCGGCCGCTTGGCCCTCCGCAAGCATGGCCAACGCGAGGTTGGCAAGTGAGCGGACCAGTTCGGACTGCTGTGCGTCGTTGTCCGGTCCCGCCGCGCCGCGGCGCAGGGCGACGGCTTCCGCAGCCGCGGCTACCGCTTCGGATGCTCGATCGAGGATTCGGAGGCTGACACTCGCGTTGTTGAGCGTTCGCGCGAGGTTGGGGTGATGGGCAGAAGGGGTGTCCCGTGACAGGACGCGCCAGATCCGCGTGGCCTCGTCGAAGCACTTGACCGCCTCCGAGTCGTTCCCGACCCCCGAGAGGCACACACCGAGGTTGTCCAGTGACCTGCCCAGGTCGACAAGGTGCCGGGGATCATCTTCTGCAAGAGGTCTCCACGCAAGCATGGCGCGACGGGCCGCGGACACGGCTTCGACGTGGTCACCGGATCTCCAGCTCATCAGGGCCAGATCTGCCAGTGCCCTGACCACGTCGAGCTGTCCGTGTTCCGCCGATGTCGCCGCCCCGGACTCGTGGTGCAGTACGTCGGCCGCCTGGTCGAACGAGAGGTACTCGTCGTCGAAATCCCACTTGGTCGCCGTCCTGCGCTTGGTGAGGACGGTGCCACCGGCCCCGTCGTCGTCCTCCTCGTCGAACAGCCACGCCTGGCACACGCGACGTTCCTGGTTGAGCACAAGCGTGGACGGGTGCCCTTCACCGAGGACTGCGGCCGAGCGGCTCGTCGCGAGTTCGAGACTTTCCAGCGCGCGGGCCGCGAAGTCACGGGAGCCCGCGAGCCTGGCCAACTCGAACTCCGCAGAGGCGAGGTTCGACAACGCGGTCAACGATTGGGGGTGTCCAGTCCCCAGCACCAAGGCCGTGCGCTCGGCTGCGGCGACAAGTTTCGGCAGTGCTGAGTGCGCGGCAACGGTCGAACGGCTCACCCTGGCCAGTTCGAATTCCGCCGACGCGAGGTTCGACAGCGCGGTCAGGCATTGAGGGTGGTCCTCACCCAACACGGAGCACGTGGATGCCGCGGCTTCCGCCAGAGTCGCGACAGCTGCTCGGACCTGATCGCTCTCCCGGCTGTCACGAGCGACCTGGAACTTGGCCGCAGCCAGGTTGACCTGCGCGACAAGGGTTTGCGGGTGAGTCGTCCCGAGCGTCGCCGAGCAGCGGAGCAGACCGACCTCCAGAGCGTCGATCGCCTGGTCCGCACGGGCAGGCGAATGCCGCGAACGCGCGAGCTCGAACTCCGTCGCCATCGCCGCGGTGAACGCCCCCAACGCGATCGGGTGGTCTTGGTGGATCCGGGTCACCAGGCCCACGACCGCGTCCCGTTGGGCCACAGCGGCGCTTTCCAGAGCAGCGCGGTCCGAACGGGCTCTGGCGATCAGTGAACCCACCGCCGCGAGGAGCGCCGCGGCGCCCTCGTTGTCGGGTGTCCGTGCTCGTGCCCACCTGGCGGCCTTGTCGATCTTTCCGCGCAGCGCGTTCACGGCGGCCAGGTTCGCGATGACGGTCGTGCGCAACGGCGACCCCAGCCGTCCAGCGTCGATGTGGGCGTCCTCCAGCAGCGATTCCGCCAAGGCGTAGTCACCTCGCTCGGCCGCCAGTACTCCGCGCAGGTTCTGCAACCTGAGATCTTCGGTGTTGTCGGCGTCCGAGAGCGCTGCGGTGATAAGCGCGTCGACGCTGTCTACGGCACCGATCCGGTTCAACGCCTTGGCGCACCTGGATACTCGGTCGAACTCGAAATGCGTCGACGACAGCGAAAGCTCGACGACCACGGCCCTGAGAACCTTGACAATGGGCCCGTGCGCTTCGCTCCCCCGTTCAACCAGGTGATCAGCGAGTCGTTGTGCCACAGCCAAGAGGTCACTCATGGCAACTTCCTCCGAATGGCTCCGTCGATGACGCTTCGGGCGATGTGCAGCTTGATACCCGCCATCTGGTCACCCGTGAGCATCGCGTCCCCTTGCCACTGGTCGCTGCTCTCCATGAGTTCTTTGCCGAGGTTGATCAGCTCATTCGTCGTGGACGGATCACGAAACGCGTTGATCAGGTTGGCGTTGTGGAGCTGGTCGAACCTGTTGATCACTTCGCTGACGGTCGCGGCGAACAGGACGTTCGACGCGCGCTCGGGATACTGCCGATCGGGATACTGCTCCAGCAGCACACCGACAAGCCGTTGTTCGCCTCGGGTGCTCCGTTCGACCGGACCACCGGAGTAACCGGAGTAGTCGCCGAGCACGGTGTCGGTGCGCAGTTGCAACGCCGTCAACTCGGCTCCGCCTTCGCAGGTGAACTGCGTCGCGGATGCCACGATTTCCCCGCTGAGCTGCGGATCGGTCGGTTTGGGTCTGCTGGGTACCCGCCAGGGGTCGAACACCGAGCACGTGTCGACGACCGGTGACCGCACCGGGGACCGCTCGCCCAGCATGATCAGTGCGAGGTCGGCATCCGGCAACCGGGTCTGCACCTGGGCGGACCGGACGGTGCGGTCGGCGAACACCACGCCGACATCGCGCACAGCGGTGGGCAGGTTCCGCAGGCAGTGCTCGGCGGTCACCAGGAAACGGCCGGTGAGGAGGAACCCCGCGCCAAGTTCGACCTCGCCGTGCCGCAGTGCCACCCAGTACTCGTGGACCACCGCCTTTTCCCTCGCACTCAAACCCGCTCAACGGTCAACGTCACTTCGAACGTCGCCTCGGCCGACGCCTTGCTGAGGATCACCCCGGCCTCTGCCGCCAACGTGATGCCGAACGTCGCTTCGACGCTTGCCACCCGCCAACCCCGCGTGTCCTCGTCAGTCGTGTCCAGTGATGACCGGACGACGTCCACGGCGGCACGGATTCCTTGTTCGATCTCGTCCCTGCGTTCCGTCAACGGCGAACTCGTTCGGCGTCTGCTCGCGATCTGCCTGTTGCCGGAGGAGTCGAGTTCGACGGTTTCGACCCGGATGGTGTGCGATTCGGCGTTGTCCATGGCTTTGACATCGTTCACCACACCTCGATGTTAGCGGTCTTGTGGTGGAAGTTGACCTCGGGCGATCCGTTTCTGCTGACTGGGCGCATTATTGCGGAATAGGTGTCCGAAAATGCCTATCCGAAGATGACCTGGACGCGATATCCGGGATTTGAGCTGGTTTCCAGTTCAGACGAGGTCTGGTCCCGGCCGGGCAATGCCATTTGCCTCGTGATCACGGCATACCGGCGTCCCCCTCGCCTGAGACGGACGACGACGTCACCGGTTGTCGACGAGCGCGGCGAAGGTGACCTTGCCGCCGGTCTCGGTGGACCGTGACTCCGCGTCCGCAGACCTAGGTCCGCGCGGCGGCCGCGATCAGGTCCGACGCCGACCGCGGCGGCGCGTCCAGCAGCCCCGGCAGGTCCCCGGCCCGCACGTCCAACCTGCCCGCCGCCACGTTCGAGCACAGCGACACGGTGTGGGCGACCTGGAAAGGCGGTTGGGGCAGGTGCCAGAGGCTCCCCAACGGCACCGGGCGGTAGGTGATCGGGCGGCCGAGCGCGGTGGTCAGCAGGTCGGCGACGTCCTGCCCGCCGACCGCCGTGACACCTTCCAGCTCATATGTGCGCCCCACGTGGTCCGCGCTGGTGAGCGCGACCTTGGCCGCCACGTCGGCGAGGTCCTCGCGGGCCACGACGGCCAGCCTGCCCGCGCCCCACGGCACCTCGAACGCGCCGGACGCCGCGGCGGCCACCGCCAGCGAGGCCGGGATCTCGGCGTACAGGCCGTTGCGCAGCACGGTGACGTCGAACGGCGCGGCGGCCAGCCGGTCCTCGGTCCACCGGTGCGCCAGCGCGATGGCCAGGCCGTCGCCGGAGCCGACCAGGCTGGTGTAGACGACGTGCCGCACACCCGCTCCGGTGGCGGCGTCGACCACCGCGCCGTGCCGGGCGAGCACGACGTCGTCGTCGGCGTAGCCCGCCGAGACGAACACCAGCACGTCGACGCCGTCGAAAGCGGCGGCGAGCGTCCCGGGCCGGTCGAAGTCGACCAGCCGCGCGGTGTCGCCGACGGGTGAGCGGGAGCCCGCCACGACGTCGTGACCGGCGAGCCGGTCGAGGACGAGTCCGCCGAGCGCGCCGGAGGCACCGGTAACCAGGATCATCTGACACCCCTGCTGTGGTTCTCTTCCCGAACCAGGTCAGCGTGTCCGGCGCGGCCGGCGTCCGTAAGGAGGCATTCCCATGTCGGTGGCGCACACCGGGGTAACCCCCCAGGTCCACGGGGGTCCGTGCGGTGACGACGACTGCGGGATCCGGGACGTGCTCGACCGGATCGGCGACAAGTGGAGCGTGCTGGTGGTCGTCGAGCTGGCGAAGGGGGTGCGGCGGTTCCGCGAGCTGGAGCGCGCGATCCCCGGTATCTCGCAGCGGATGCTGACCGTGACCACGCGCGGGCTGTGCCGCGACGGGATGGTCGAGCGCACGGCGTACGCGACCATCCCGCCGCAGGTCGAGTACCGGCTCACCCCGATGGGCGAGAGCCTCGCGGGGGCCATCCGCCACCTCGCCGACTGGTCGCGGGAGCACCGGGACGCGATCGGCGGGGCTCGGGCGGAGTGGGACGGGCGGGACGTCACCCGCCCTTGACGACGGCGGTGCAGCTGACCTTCCCGTTGGCGGCGGTGGACTTGGCGATCTCGACGCCCTTGTCGACGATCCGGCACGTCGTGCCGTCCGCGACCCCGGTGGCCGTCACGATGACGGTGCCCGCTTTTCCCGCCGGGTCTGGGACCAGGGCAGCGCGAAGTCCTTGTCGGCCGTGACGGCGTCGACGTCGCCCGGCCAGGCGATGCCGATCCGTTCCGCGTTGCCCGTGCCGGTGACCTCGGCCCGCAGCTCGTAGTCGTTGCCGAACGCCCCGAACCCGCCGGTGGCGACCGCGGCGCCCGCCCCGCCCACCAGGACCAGACCCGCGACCAGCCCGACGATGACCTTGTTCATGTCTTCCGCCTTCCGTTCTTGGTGTTGGCGGAAACCTACGAGCGGGCCGACTCGTCGGACGTCGGTCCGGGGGATGAACACCGCGTCACCCCGCGGACTGACAACGCACGGGTGCTCAGCGGAAATCGCGCGACCGGGACGGGACGCGCAAGTCCAGGTGCTGCAAGCGGTCCGCGAGGACGCTGACCGCTCCCTCGGCGATCTCGACCGTGCCGCGGACGAGCAGGGCGGGGCTGGACCGGGCGATCCGGCGGTAGCGCGCCCACAGCCCGGTGCTGCAGACGACGTTGACCATGCCGGTCTCGTCCTCGATGTTGAGGAACGTGACACCGCCCGCCGTCGCGGGGCGCTGGCGGTGGGTGACCGCGCCGCCGACCAGGATCCGGCTTCCGGGGTGGACCCGCGCGAGGTCCGCGGTCGGCAGCGCGCCCAGCGCGGTGAGGCGGTCGCGGATGAACTGGGTGGGTAAGCTGTCCGGCGACAGGCCGGTGGCCCACACGTCCGCCACCGCCAGCTCCACCTCGTCCATGCCCGGCAACGTGGGCGCGGTCGTGCCGACCACCGTGCCGGGCAGGCGGTCCGGGCGCATACCGGCCACGGCGCCCGCGGCCCACAGCGCTTCGCGGCGGGCCACGCCGAAGCAGCCGAACGCGCCCGCGGTGGCCAGCGCCTCGACCTGCGGGGTGGTCAGCCGGAGGCGGGCGCCGAAGTCCTGGAGGTCGCGGAACGGGCCGCCGCGGTCGCGTTCGGCGACCAGGGCCTCGGCGACCGGCTTGCCGACGGTGCGCACGGCGGCCAGCCCGATGCGAACGGCCTGTTCCCCTTGGTGCGGCTCGAGGTTGGCGTGCGGGAGGCTCGCGTTCACGTCCGGACCGAACACCCGGACACCGTGCCTGCGGGCGTCGGCGACCAGCGACTGCGGCGAGTAGAACCCCATCGGCTGGGCGCGCAGCAGGGCGGCGCAGAACGCGGCCGGGTAGTACAGCTTGAACCAGGCGCTGACGAACACCAGGTGCGCGAAGCTCAGCGCGTGGCTCTCGGGGAAGCCGAAGTTGGCGAACGCCAACAGCTTCGCGTAGATCCGACCCGCCAGCTCCTCGTCGATGCCGTGGTTCGCGCAGCCCGCGTGGAACCGGTCGCGCAGGCGTTCCATCCGGTGCGTGGAGCGCTTGGCGCCCATGGCCCGGCGCAGCTCGTCCGCCTCGGCCGGGGTGAAGTCGGCGACGTCCACGGCGATCTGCATCAGCTGCTCCTGGAACAGCGGCACCCCGTAGGTGCGCTCCAGCGCGTTCGCCAGCCTCGGGTGGTCGTGCTCCCACTTCTCCACCCCGTTGCGGCGCCTGATGTACGGGTGCACCGAGCCGCCCTGGATCGGGCCGGGGCGGATCAGCGCCACCTCGACGACCAGGTCGTAGAACTCGCGCGGCTTGAGCCTCGGCAGGGTCGCCATCTGGGCGCGGCTCTCCACCTGGAAGACGCCGACGGAGTCCGCCCGCCGCAGCATCGCGTAGACCTCGTCGTCGGCCAGGTCGATCGTGCCCATGTCGACCTCGACGCCGTGGTGCTCGCCGACCAGGTCGATCGCGTGGTGCAGGGCGGAGAGCATGCCAAGGCCCAGCAGGTCGAACTTGACCAGGTTGATCGACGCGCAGTCGTCCTTGTCCCACTGGAGCACGGTGCGGCCCGCCATCCGGCCGCGTTCGACCGGGCACACCTCGCTGACCGGACGGTCGCAGATGACCATGCCGCCGGAGTGGATCCCCAGGTGGCGCGGGAAGTTCTCCAGCTGCGCGGCCAGTTCCAGCACCGGCGGCGGGATCCCGCTGTCCGCCGCGGTCTCGCGCAGCGGCCCCCAGCGGTCGATCTCCTTGCTCCACGCGTCCTGCTGGCCCGGCGAGTAGCCCAGCGCCCGCGCCATGTCGCGCACCGCGGACTTGGCCCGGTAGGTGATCACGTTCGCCACCTGCGCGGCGTGCCGCCTGCCGTACCTGGTGTAGACGTACTGGATGACCTCCTCGCGGCGGTCCGACTCGATGTCCAGGTCGATGTCCGGCGGCCCGTCGCGGGCGGGGGCGAGGAAGCGCTCGAACAGCAG
This window contains:
- a CDS encoding error-prone DNA polymerase, which gives rise to MGWNNPPVRWSDLERALSGKPRKGDGGDSPAWTRHRDRYAAPPELGLRVDELGSTQTRTPYAELHAHSNFSFLDGASHPEELVEAAHQFGLDAVALTDHDGMHGVVRFAEAAKELGVRTVFGTELSLGLSAPQNGIPDPEGEHLLLLALREDGYYGLCRTITSGQLAEGAEKGRPVYRLEQVVEDTRAHCVVLTGCRKGAVRRALEREGPAAAFARLRELVDLYSAERVFVELTDHGFPGDSTRNDLLAGMAADLGLPTVATGAVHYASQSRGRLAAAMAAVRARRGLDEMAGWLPPAAGACMRSGEEMARRFARYPGAVHRAALLGLQCAFDLRLVAPELPPFDVPPGHTEITHLRELTRAGAARRYFSIGENPKAFQQVEHELRVIEELGFPGYFLVVHDIVRFCRENGILCQGRGSAANSAVCFALGITNVDAVRFELLFERFLAPARDGPPDIDLDIESDRREEVIQYVYTRYGRRHAAQVANVITYRAKSAVRDMARALGYSPGQQDAWSKEIDRWGPLRETAADSGIPPPVLELAAQLENFPRHLGIHSGGMVICDRPVSEVCPVERGRMAGRTVLQWDKDDCASINLVKFDLLGLGMLSALHHAIDLVGEHHGVEVDMGTIDLADDEVYAMLRRADSVGVFQVESRAQMATLPRLKPREFYDLVVEVALIRPGPIQGGSVHPYIRRRNGVEKWEHDHPRLANALERTYGVPLFQEQLMQIAVDVADFTPAEADELRRAMGAKRSTHRMERLRDRFHAGCANHGIDEELAGRIYAKLLAFANFGFPESHALSFAHLVFVSAWFKLYYPAAFCAALLRAQPMGFYSPQSLVADARRHGVRVFGPDVNASLPHANLEPHQGEQAVRIGLAAVRTVGKPVAEALVAERDRGGPFRDLQDFGARLRLTTPQVEALATAGAFGCFGVARREALWAAGAVAGMRPDRLPGTVVGTTAPTLPGMDEVELAVADVWATGLSPDSLPTQFIRDRLTALGALPTADLARVHPGSRILVGGAVTHRQRPATAGGVTFLNIEDETGMVNVVCSTGLWARYRRIARSSPALLVRGTVEIAEGAVSVLADRLQHLDLRVPSRSRDFR
- a CDS encoding trypsin-like peptidase domain-containing protein: MVHEYWVALRHGEVELGAGFLLTGRFLVTAEHCLRNLPTAVRDVGVVFADRTVRSAQVQTRLPDADLALIMLGERSPVRSPVVDTCSVFDPWRVPSRPKPTDPQLSGEIVASATQFTCEGGAELTALQLRTDTVLGDYSGYSGGPVERSTRGEQRLVGVLLEQYPDRQYPERASNVLFAATVSEVINRFDQLHNANLINAFRDPSTTNELINLGKELMESSDQWQGDAMLTGDQMAGIKLHIARSVIDGAIRRKLP
- a CDS encoding NmrA family NAD(P)-binding protein, which translates into the protein MILVTGASGALGGLVLDRLAGHDVVAGSRSPVGDTARLVDFDRPGTLAAAFDGVDVLVFVSAGYADDDVVLARHGAVVDAATGAGVRHVVYTSLVGSGDGLAIALAHRWTEDRLAAAPFDVTVLRNGLYAEIPASLAVAAAASGAFEVPWGAGRLAVVAREDLADVAAKVALTSADHVGRTYELEGVTAVGGQDVADLLTTALGRPITYRPVPLGSLWHLPQPPFQVAHTVSLCSNVAAGRLDVRAGDLPGLLDAPPRSASDLIAAAART
- a CDS encoding tetratricopeptide repeat protein, which encodes MSDLLAVAQRLADHLVERGSEAHGPIVKVLRAVVVELSLSSTHFEFDRVSRCAKALNRIGAVDSVDALITAALSDADNTEDLRLQNLRGVLAAERGDYALAESLLEDAHIDAGRLGSPLRTTVIANLAAVNALRGKIDKAARWARARTPDNEGAAALLAAVGSLIARARSDRAALESAAVAQRDAVVGLVTRIHQDHPIALGAFTAAMATEFELARSRHSPARADQAIDALEVGLLRCSATLGTTHPQTLVAQVNLAAAKFQVARDSRESDQVRAAVATLAEAAASTCSVLGEDHPQCLTALSNLASAEFELARVSRSTVAAHSALPKLVAAAERTALVLGTGHPQSLTALSNLASAEFELARLAGSRDFAARALESLELATSRSAAVLGEGHPSTLVLNQERRVCQAWLFDEEDDDGAGGTVLTKRRTATKWDFDDEYLSFDQAADVLHHESGAATSAEHGQLDVVRALADLALMSWRSGDHVEAVSAARRAMLAWRPLAEDDPRHLVDLGRSLDNLGVCLSGVGNDSEAVKCFDEATRIWRVLSRDTPSAHHPNLARTLNNASVSLRILDRASEAVAAAAEAVALRRGAAGPDNDAQQSELVRSLANLALAMLAEGQAADSLATAEEAVDLCRTLVSTAFNEHREDLAQALVVFSVCLSEAGRLRSALHAAREAVAHHRRLVAVDRHHLLDLALSLENLADHLGRSNRPGDQLAVLIEATAMWSELVTANPNRYSAEFEQCLLAVETLRDGGAAEPTD
- a CDS encoding CU044_2847 family protein; the protein is MVNDVKAMDNAESHTIRVETVELDSSGNRQIASRRRTSSPLTERRDEIEQGIRAAVDVVRSSLDTTDEDTRGWRVASVEATFGITLAAEAGVILSKASAEATFEVTLTVERV
- a CDS encoding helix-turn-helix domain-containing protein, which codes for MSVAHTGVTPQVHGGPCGDDDCGIRDVLDRIGDKWSVLVVVELAKGVRRFRELERAIPGISQRMLTVTTRGLCRDGMVERTAYATIPPQVEYRLTPMGESLAGAIRHLADWSREHRDAIGGARAEWDGRDVTRP